Sequence from the Rutidosis leptorrhynchoides isolate AG116_Rl617_1_P2 chromosome 3, CSIRO_AGI_Rlap_v1, whole genome shotgun sequence genome:
GGACGATGTTCgtttaagtgtgggatgttggtataatcctttttatgctgtattaaaataacccattacaaagattccaagtttttttaagccaaatttcaaatttttaacaaaagaaagcctttttgaaaaagtatttttgaaaacctaaaacgtttgtaaataaaaataaggcttaaataaggtggaaatcttgttaggacgaaccgaatctctaaaagagcattgcatgactaggcattatcgacctaaattgattatggtgaggcaccccaaataagaccatcattcatctttaatgcttcactattttccgttgagagtgccgatgtttgtgctcggaatcagaacttgctttagatctgcatttccaggtaatgaaatgtgattcggttataatcagaagagctagccattggTCAAACAACCCTCTCACACTTCTGCTACTTCTACCACACcacctcatccacatcatctttactatcactcgaaaatctagaaaatgagattccttctgtAAACCTAATGTTATGAACTTCTCAAGTATCCCGGCAAAGGtcatgaaaaagtttaccggcaaaaagtttctcgagatgaaatatccaaaaaaaatatatatatattcaaagttctgagaagaggagcagaacttataaagagaaacgccgaagaagaacttgaccgcaAATACCTATCACTTCAAAAAGAGgaatagttcaaaagtgcttctcaaaaataccagcactcctatctatcttaaattttcTGAAATAAAAGTCTTTTGAGATTATGTTACCCTTtttcaccccttaaaacaactttaccaccactccaaaatttcttttcatcattgacaaatgacctagaagctatggttactaccgttttcacactagtagcaaggatttgagtctttatcaagcatatgacgatgagtacaacatgactggctatgagtgaaattcatttcttagatttAGAGGAAAccttaaacacttgagtgatttgagtgacccgtgaaagctagcctaagtcatgtaacctcctcgcatgcttgcagagatagtttcaaccctaacatagatgactcaccttatctttcgctcttataataaaaagcaaacctcttaggctattagaaaagaaactccgaaaagatttcttgaagtaaaaaacgagaagtttgcttgaggacaagcaaagtctaagtatgggatatttgatatcggctaaaaagtcacgttttcaccccggtattaaggcccaaaacaaTAAAGTTCTAAATTTTGTCGCCAAAAACCCCGCTTCGTCGGTCaatattgaagaacaagtaattacaaagacggtgcaaaaGAATCaatagaaacggagctaaaacgaagattctagagcgaaaacggtgaaagacaagaaatcaagttatgatccagcaaatcagcaagccaaacggctttccaaacgggctgccaaacggcctgccatacgcccTCAGCAAATGGCCTCGTTAAATGGGCTagtctggcaaacggcccctgcaaacggcctgccaaacggcctgccagccgtttgcagggaaatttttagtttatttaaagggcatttgtcgttcattccaacacacacttcaattcacttctttctctctcttgtacaatattagtcatactttcaaggtcttcgactctgtgcgggaaacctagtacccggagaagaacgccgaagattgtattaggagcggtctggtgtcttgaagttgtcacttttgtattcagaactagtttaatctactggtacttctatcccattgtctttatataatgtcttccattattattctttgtgatactgttgccatgattagcgagtagttatctttagtgtatgttatgacgtaatcagttataatgtcgaaactatattatggtttgtgtatgttgtcaaaatgctttccgattatgctttgaactcaattgcttttccaactaatagaatgtagttattggctctgttattgttaagtcgcgaaccccgattcagagtacactatctgtgtcaccccttggtaagagaagtctatcggatacaacgtgagtttgactgaggcacaccggttgtagtaagtccaccgagccttggattccaactgaggactctttcgttgtgatgacccggaaatttctgaccaaatttaaacttaatctttgtatgattaacattttcgacacgataagcaaagtctgtaaaactgaatctcaaaatttttgaactacttttatatatttaaatacctttcggttgttttcgacgattcgtgaacaattatatgtaaatagatacatatatactataacttgaaaatgtaacaatgtattaattatttgataccgtacattaaacttattggtttaaatatctatttgaatatatatgataagttgaaatatttattattaaaatttatttataaataacttccaatgtgtatttaaaaaaactgatttatatatattaaaaagatatatacatatatataatttcaagttatttagtaaacgatagtaacatttcaaattgctacagtacccaaaatgctacagtgtttttgaaaatcactatttgctacagtgaaattgactttgctacagtgaattgctacagtaaaaattgactttgctacagtaactttgctacagtggtatattttatggatgatttaagactatattttgacaaaggtacgattcacgaaacgtaaagtacaagttttctcagcgtacgaaagggcgttcgaaaaaccggaaccgggacataagtcgagtgacaacgtacgacttatcggaacaaaaattacaagtcaactatgcacgtgaatttaatataatatataattaattaatttaaattatatatattatatttatatttattttatattatgtcgacaagctaggagccaaaacaatgtgagctgtccctggtcctcatgcgagtcgcatggccagaaggccatttccatgcgagtcgcatgactccagatttcaggccacatctataaatttcagtgttttcgctcgatttaaatcacacacatacacaaatatatatatactccgtaatattatttattatttattattattattattattattattattattattattaataagattattattaatcttattattttttttttattattattagtgttattatttttgcgatacaaaaataataatgtacaaaaaaaatattacgacggagtgatgtccaagtaattttcaaaacgagtttccgagcgagctagagctaaggaaaatatgggttattgccaaggaaattatgggtaatgttcgggggtatttttgtgaatcaaacctcgtgtttatcatctccgatgcgtctacgtgctttcctgcaatattgtatatcaatattaaactgtgagttcatttgatccctttttacatatatttttgggctgagaatacatgcgcagttttataaactgttttactaaatggatacaaatactaaaactgattttgtgtgagttcaattgatccctttttatacatattttcgggctgagaatacatgcgcagttttataaactgttttactaaatggatacaaatactaaaactgattttgtgtgagtttcataagatcccttttactctctacatttttgggctgagaatacatgcaaatgctttattaaccgatatacaatatttatatgcgtgagtttcatttgctccctttttaattgcttttgcaatctatatttttgggctgagaatacatgcactttattttaaacgcaatggatacaagtacatactaaattctacactgagtttgaaccgaaaatcccttagctttggtaactagtaactgccagttataagaactggtgggcgcgagtagtagtatatggatccatagggcttgatatccccgtccgagctagagcactagccttttaacggacgtatgctatttgagaagcgtacacgttggtttgcgtgtattattaagatgattatacaaagggtacaaattatatatacgttaaagtttagttaccagggtgctcaatttcgtagaatatttttgataaacgtttctggatgaaacaactgaaatcttgtgatccacttttatataatctattgataaacatttctggatgaaacaactaaaatcttgtgatccacttttatatacagattatacgaaacactaaaactatgaactcaccaacctttgtgttgacacttgttagcatgtttattctcaggtttcctagaagtcttccgctgtttgcttagatgttagacaagctatgtgcatggagtcttgcatgacatatttttcaaggaaacgttgcattcaccaaatcatcaccatgtatcttattttgactgcatggtcaatggaagtactgttgtaaactattatttatggtgattgtctatatgtagaaatcattagatgtcgaaaacctttgatttaaatattcatttatggtgtgccttttcaaaagaatgcaatgtttacaaaacgtatcatagaggtcaaatacctcgcaatgaaatcaatgaatgacgtgttcgtccatatggatttggaccgatcgtcacattcgtagtgaaacatctaactagacccctagtacattgtcggtcctagaccatgctagtgtagtcaccaagcatataaacttcgtacgtgcacgctgaaacacaacggttgttgtaagctgtatctctgctaagtaaggccatggaacatggttagtgttgactagtacacttcaccataacgcggtctcaagcattgcaccccgcttgagggattcttagttaattaaggaactgtttgttcgaacacataaaggattggaccgttaggataaccgaacgtattcatggaagtcagcccgacttggccatggtgttctttatggttgaactcttttagaggcctaactatcttttaaaccaatcattaacaaaagcattaaggcacatcgcgtctctcggatatggaaaaccatgtattctattatacttaagaaagtttagaccatttcggaatgttaatacgtcacccaaccgagtcgctcaattggatgagctatctgaacgtgtatgcctgtagtctgactacacgggcgtcgggggtaaggtacgttgctgtctattcagaatcttcaagcctatcgcattacccagtgacatatcttatgacaggggcgtttaggaccagtgtagtaaatataaggtcactgcctatccatgagccagcattccataataccggcaaagtaactgatgaaatcatagcatgcacttgttttagccttatctgaattacaaattttatcgtatttactttgttTTACTTACTTAATCTAGAAAATCCAAAATTAGGTAATcaaccactactcctgcaccttagaattatcttaagatttagatataggttcgattctactgatatatcaaaaatacgactctaggccatacttcccttactcataataaggagtagtaagatttaggccccgtaaatataaatttaaaactagtaTCCACTTTTGATAGTCAAAGCTAACGCGTTGCGACCTGACGacatcgcacaaataaaaccgtcaatTTTGGCCATATCAAGAAGATTACAACTCACTGAATCATCCTCTCTTTTTACATCAGAATGATCATCCAGGTCTCATTCTAATTTCAAAGAAGCTTACAGGCGCTGACAATTAGAGCTCCTGGAAACGCTCGATGATGATTGTATTGAATGCGAAGAACAAACTCAAAATAGTTACTGGTGAGTTCACTAAACCAGCTGTAAACTCAGAAACTAGGGCACTTTGGGAAAGAACAAATGACATGATAATCTCATGGATCTTGAACACTATTACTGATCAAATCAATAATTCACTAAATTTTGTTAATACTGCTTGTGAACTTTGGAGAGAATTGCATGAACATTACTCTCAACTAGATGGACATAGGATCTATCAATTGTCGAATGAAATTGCTCAACTCAAACAAAATCAGTGTTCAATTGAAACCTACTATCACAAGCTTAAAGGCTATTGGGATGAAATTGATGCTATAGAGGCACCTCATATGTGCACATGTACCTGTACATGTGAGCATGGTAAACAAATTGTTGAAAGAGATCAAAGAAAATGACTTATGTAGTTTCTCATGGGTTTAGATGAATGTTACTCAAATATAAGGGGTCAGATGCTTCTAATGCATCCACTACCAAGTGTGGCTAAGGCATACAACATGATCAGGCAGGAAGAAAAGCAAAGGGAGTCCACAATCTCAAAACCAAGCATCTCTGTCACACTATCTGCTCAATCTCACCACACCAGATACACAAACAACAATAActcaaaatggaactcaaataggGGCAATGCCAATGTTGAGAGGAAAAGCAACTTCAAGAAGGGGGTATTTTGTGGAAAATGTGGTCTTGAGGGGGCATCAAAGGGAAGAATGTTACAAGTTGGTTGGGTATCCCATAGGTCATCCATTGCATGGAAAATACATACCACCACAAAAACAAGCCACTCAATACTCATCACAACCCAAAAGCATCAATGTTGTGACTACAACTAATGACAACAACAATGCAGAGTGTGCAATGAATGCTAGGATGGATCAAATTCAAAATCAGCTCAATCAAGTGCTTCTAATGATGCAGAATAATCAGAAAGGGACAGAATCTAACATGTATAATGATTCCACTGCATGTATACATAAACTCATTGCCTCACACATATCAACTCAAAAATACAGGTTTATTGCTTCACTTGTATCACATGTCAAAAATGCTTGGATAGTAGATAGTGGGGCCACTGATCATGTATCTAATACACTTTCAAATATGCATAACATACATCACTGCAAATCTCCAATACTGGTAACCCTACCCAATGGTCATAACACTTCTATTACTAAGCTTGGATCTGTCACCATTAATTCCAACATTATACTTCATGATGTTTTCTACATACCTAGCTTCTCCTATAATCTACTTTCTGTAAGCAAACTAGGTCAAGATCTTCCTTTATCTGTACTATTCACCCCACTATCATGCTATTTTTAGGATCACACCAAGATGATTGCTCATGGCATCCTCTGTAATGGCCTGTATGTGATTCAGCAACAAAGTGATTCTATCATATTTCCTCCACTCCCATTGATGATACAACTCTGTGGCACTCAAGACTTGGACATCCATCTTTTCAAGTCATGAAACATATCAAGCATCTTACTTCTGTAATAAAATGTAGTTACACTACAGAAAATTGTGATATATGTCCTTTGTCTAAACAACAATCTTTACCTTTTCCTACTAGCACTTCTCATTCTATTTCTT
This genomic interval carries:
- the LOC139900154 gene encoding uncharacterized protein — encoded protein: MIVLNAKNKLKIVTGEFTKPAVNSETRALWERTNDMIISWILNTITDQINNSLNFVNTACELWRELHEHYSQLDGHRIYQLSNEIAQLKQNQCSIETYYHKLKGYWDEIDAIEAPHMCTCTCRKKSKGSPQSQNQASLSHYLLNLTTPDTQTTITQNGTQIGAMPMLRGKATSRRGYFVENVVLRGHQREECYKLVGYPIGHPLHGKYIPPQKQATQYSSQPKSINVVTTTNDNNNAECAMNARMDQIQNQLNQVLLMMQNNQKGTESNMYNDSTACIHKLIASHISTQKYRFIASLVSHVKNAWIVDSGATDHVSNTLSNMHNIHHCKSPILVTLPNGHNTSITKLGSVTINSNIILHDVFYIPSFSYNLLSDHTKMIAHGILCNGLYVIQQQSDSIIFPPLPLMIQLCGTQDLDIHLFKS